One genomic window of Actinoplanes lobatus includes the following:
- a CDS encoding ABC transporter ATP-binding protein, producing MTTVTVQGVSKQYGSLTALDGVDLEIGVGVTGLLGPNGAGKSTLLRCLATALGPDSGSIRVRGFDPAVPAERTEVRRRIGYLPQNPGLYPNFTAYDLLDYVAVLKEMTDTRQRRAEVRRVLDEVELTDRAKTKVRKLSGGMRQRLGLAQALLGDPELLILDEPTVGLDPEQRMLFRALISRIGERRTVLLSTHQTEDVGALCERVVVMSGGRVVFEGSPRELAGVADGQVWLSESPPQGNAAYWRNADGLYRTIGQQPDGAEATRPSIEDGYLMLLGRAAIAEVVR from the coding sequence ATGACCACGGTCACCGTGCAGGGAGTGTCCAAACAGTACGGATCGCTGACCGCGCTCGACGGCGTCGACCTGGAGATCGGGGTCGGCGTGACCGGCCTGCTGGGGCCGAACGGCGCGGGCAAGAGCACCCTGCTGCGCTGTCTGGCCACGGCGCTCGGTCCGGACAGCGGTTCGATCCGGGTGCGCGGGTTCGATCCGGCCGTGCCCGCGGAGCGCACCGAGGTGCGGCGCCGGATCGGTTACCTCCCGCAGAATCCGGGTCTCTATCCCAACTTCACGGCGTACGACCTGCTCGATTACGTCGCCGTGCTGAAGGAGATGACCGACACGCGGCAGCGGCGCGCCGAGGTCCGGCGGGTGCTCGACGAGGTGGAGCTCACCGACCGGGCGAAGACGAAGGTGCGCAAGCTCTCCGGCGGCATGCGGCAGCGGCTCGGCCTCGCCCAGGCGCTGCTCGGCGACCCGGAGCTGTTGATCCTGGACGAGCCGACGGTCGGCCTCGATCCTGAGCAGCGGATGCTCTTCCGCGCGCTGATCTCACGCATCGGCGAGCGCCGGACCGTGCTGCTCTCGACGCACCAGACCGAGGACGTCGGGGCGCTCTGCGAGCGGGTCGTGGTGATGAGCGGTGGCCGGGTGGTCTTCGAGGGCAGCCCACGCGAACTGGCCGGCGTCGCCGACGGACAGGTGTGGTTGTCCGAGTCGCCACCGCAGGGAAATGCGGCGTATTGGCGCAATGCGGACGGGCTCTACCGGACCATCGGGCAGCAGCCGGACGGCGCCGAGGCGACCCGGCCGTCCATCGAGGACGGATATCTCATGCTGTTGGGCCGGGCGGCGATCGCCGAGGTGGTCCGGTGA
- a CDS encoding proline--tRNA ligase: MLLRMSTLLLKTLREEPADAEVPSHRLLVRAGFVRRAAPGGYTWLPLGKLVLDRVTAVVQEEMFAAGGQEVSFPALLPREPYETSGRWTEYGDDIFTLKDRRGADHLLAPTHEEMFTLLVQEMTGSYRDFPLILFQIQTKFRDEARPRGGLLRGREFLMKDAYSFDLTDAGLAEAYERMRAAYRRIFSRLGLEHTVVAATSGAMGGSASEEFLAAAEVGEDTYVGCTACDYAANTEAVTTPAPTVRQRTAPAMAVHDTPETPTIASLVDLANERALGGRTDWTAADTLKNVVVTVQHPGREPELLAIGLPGDRDVDLKRLNAVLAPATAVLFDDFASRPDLVKGYIGPQGIKIRYLADPRVATGTAWLTGANEPGKHATDVVAGRDFTPDGVIEAAVVRPGDPCPACDDGRLTMRRGIEIGHIFQLGRRYTDAFKVDVLGADGKPVRPTMGCYGIGLSRAVAAIAEQHHDDRGLVWPSAIAPADVHIVAAGKDGQVEAALTLGATLSRAGLRVLVDDRPNVSAGVKFTDAELIGIPRSVVVGRRLSEGYVEVRDRRSQDRQEVPLVDVAGVITAEAG; encoded by the coding sequence ATGCTGCTTCGGATGTCCACCTTGCTGCTCAAGACCCTGCGTGAGGAGCCGGCGGACGCGGAGGTGCCGAGTCACCGCCTCCTCGTGCGCGCTGGGTTCGTCCGTCGCGCCGCTCCGGGCGGCTACACCTGGCTGCCACTCGGCAAGCTCGTGCTGGACCGCGTCACCGCCGTGGTGCAGGAGGAGATGTTCGCGGCCGGCGGGCAGGAGGTCTCGTTCCCCGCACTGCTGCCCCGCGAGCCCTACGAGACCAGTGGCCGTTGGACGGAGTACGGCGACGACATCTTCACCCTCAAGGACCGGCGCGGGGCCGACCATCTGCTCGCGCCCACCCACGAGGAGATGTTCACCCTGCTGGTGCAGGAGATGACCGGGTCGTATCGGGACTTCCCCCTGATCCTGTTCCAGATCCAGACCAAGTTCCGGGACGAGGCCCGTCCCCGCGGTGGCCTGCTGCGCGGTCGCGAGTTCCTGATGAAGGACGCCTATTCGTTCGACCTCACCGACGCGGGGCTCGCGGAGGCGTATGAACGGATGCGCGCCGCCTACCGACGAATCTTCAGCCGGCTCGGGTTGGAGCACACGGTCGTCGCGGCCACCTCCGGCGCGATGGGCGGCTCGGCATCCGAGGAGTTCCTGGCCGCGGCCGAGGTCGGGGAGGACACCTACGTCGGCTGCACCGCGTGCGACTACGCGGCCAACACCGAGGCCGTGACCACTCCGGCGCCCACCGTGCGACAGCGGACCGCCCCGGCCATGGCGGTGCACGACACTCCCGAGACGCCGACGATCGCGTCGCTGGTCGATCTGGCCAACGAGCGGGCGCTCGGCGGGCGCACCGACTGGACTGCCGCCGACACGTTGAAGAACGTGGTGGTCACCGTTCAGCACCCGGGCCGCGAGCCGGAGCTGCTGGCGATCGGCCTGCCCGGCGACCGTGACGTCGATCTCAAGCGGCTCAACGCCGTCCTGGCGCCGGCCACCGCGGTCCTCTTCGACGACTTCGCGTCGCGGCCCGACCTGGTCAAGGGCTACATCGGCCCGCAGGGCATCAAAATCCGGTATCTGGCCGATCCCCGTGTCGCGACCGGCACGGCCTGGCTGACCGGCGCCAACGAGCCCGGCAAGCACGCGACCGACGTGGTGGCGGGCCGCGACTTCACGCCGGACGGCGTCATCGAGGCGGCCGTGGTGCGGCCCGGCGATCCCTGCCCGGCCTGCGACGACGGCAGACTGACCATGCGCCGGGGCATCGAGATCGGGCACATTTTCCAGCTCGGCCGGCGCTACACCGACGCGTTCAAGGTCGACGTGCTCGGCGCCGACGGCAAACCGGTGCGGCCCACCATGGGCTGCTACGGCATCGGCCTGTCCCGGGCGGTGGCGGCGATCGCCGAGCAGCACCACGACGATCGGGGCCTGGTCTGGCCCTCAGCGATCGCCCCGGCCGACGTGCACATCGTCGCGGCCGGCAAGGACGGCCAGGTCGAGGCGGCCCTCACGCTCGGGGCCACGCTTTCCCGGGCCGGCCTGCGGGTGCTCGTCGACGACCGGCCCAACGTGTCGGCGGGCGTCAAATTCACCGATGCCGAGCTCATCGGCATCCCACGGTCCGTCGTGGTCGGCCGCCGTCTTTCGGAGGGGTACGTGGAAGTGCGCGACCGGCGAAGTCAGGACCGGCAGGAAGTGCCCCTTGTGGATGTGGCGGGTGTGATCACGGCGGAGGCCGGGTAA
- a CDS encoding cupin domain-containing protein — MSEWHIDPELLEQYEQGVLNPSRVMAVEAHMSACATCRGRIPVDITWLTGNWSIVFDNIHAPQAGPVQRFLTRVGLPEHRFRLLTATPALRWSWLIATVSVVVLAVIAASLAAAGDTGGASRLFLILAPVLPVVAVSGAYGSGIDPMHEITGTTPSAGPALVLWRAISVIGAATALAGVAGLLLPGPGWYAAAWLLPALLLCTGTLALATVWSLQAAAVALGGLWLTGVSWVLGARSEVFVPLVFGPIAQFVYLAAAAAAVAVLIRRRRHFDLGESR; from the coding sequence ATGAGCGAGTGGCATATCGACCCGGAGCTTCTCGAGCAGTACGAGCAGGGCGTTCTCAATCCGAGCCGGGTCATGGCGGTGGAGGCGCACATGTCGGCCTGCGCCACGTGCCGCGGCCGGATTCCGGTCGACATCACCTGGCTGACCGGCAACTGGTCGATCGTCTTCGACAACATCCACGCGCCGCAGGCCGGTCCCGTCCAGCGGTTCCTGACCCGCGTGGGCCTGCCCGAGCACCGGTTCCGGCTGCTCACCGCGACCCCGGCGCTGCGCTGGTCGTGGCTGATCGCCACGGTGTCGGTCGTCGTCCTCGCGGTGATCGCGGCCTCCCTGGCCGCAGCCGGCGACACCGGCGGGGCGAGCCGGTTGTTCCTGATCCTCGCCCCGGTCCTGCCGGTGGTCGCGGTCTCCGGCGCCTACGGTTCGGGCATCGACCCGATGCACGAGATCACCGGGACCACACCGTCGGCCGGCCCGGCCCTGGTGCTGTGGCGGGCGATCTCGGTGATCGGCGCCGCCACGGCGCTGGCCGGCGTCGCCGGGCTCCTGCTGCCCGGTCCGGGGTGGTATGCGGCTGCCTGGCTGCTGCCCGCGTTGCTGCTCTGCACCGGCACGCTCGCGCTGGCCACGGTCTGGTCCCTCCAAGCCGCGGCGGTCGCGCTCGGCGGTCTCTGGCTCACCGGGGTGTCCTGGGTGCTCGGCGCCCGGTCCGAGGTCTTCGTCCCGCTCGTGTTCGGCCCGATCGCGCAGTTCGTCTACCTCGCCGCGGCGGCCGCCGCCGTGGCCGTCCTGATCCGGCGGCGACGCCACTTCGACCTGGGGGAGAGCCGATGA
- a CDS encoding YbaK/EbsC family protein: MGSLRTEIAQTRPDLLASAVAEALTVWPAEAPIDADQVLVAPIDPGLADTAAFCEAYGVRLAESANCVIVAGRRGEVTRYAACIILATTRADVNGVVRRHLDVRKASFAPMDDAVALTGMEYGGITPIGLPASWPILVDARVAATPHVIIGSGVRHSKIAIAGPALGALPGAEVIDGLAREAM; this comes from the coding sequence ATGGGAAGCCTGCGGACCGAAATCGCTCAGACCCGGCCGGATCTGCTCGCGTCGGCTGTGGCCGAGGCGCTGACGGTCTGGCCGGCTGAGGCGCCGATCGACGCCGATCAGGTGCTGGTCGCGCCGATCGACCCGGGGCTGGCGGACACGGCGGCTTTCTGCGAGGCGTACGGGGTGCGGCTGGCCGAGTCCGCCAACTGCGTGATCGTGGCCGGGCGCCGGGGCGAGGTCACCCGCTATGCGGCCTGCATCATCCTCGCGACCACGCGCGCCGACGTGAACGGCGTGGTCCGGCGGCACCTGGATGTACGGAAGGCCAGCTTCGCGCCGATGGACGACGCCGTGGCGCTGACCGGGATGGAGTACGGCGGGATCACCCCGATCGGGCTGCCCGCCTCGTGGCCGATTCTGGTCGACGCCCGTGTGGCCGCCACTCCGCACGTGATCATCGGCTCCGGTGTCCGGCACAGCAAGATCGCCATTGCCGGCCCAGCCCTCGGCGCCCTACCAGGCGCCGAGGTGATCGATGGCCTGGCCCGCGAGGCGATGTGA
- a CDS encoding CBS domain-containing protein has product MVRLVADAMTREVVYLPEDTPLDEAAQAMRDRGIGDVVVTSGPTMTGIVTDRDIVIRAIAENLPPATTTLGAIATRELLMVEQNASVEEAVQAMRERGVRRLLVCDADRNLVGILSLSDIALLPTSAAA; this is encoded by the coding sequence ATGGTCAGGCTGGTCGCGGATGCGATGACCCGTGAGGTGGTCTATCTGCCAGAGGACACCCCGCTCGACGAGGCCGCCCAGGCCATGCGCGACCGGGGCATCGGCGATGTGGTGGTGACCAGCGGCCCGACCATGACGGGCATCGTCACCGACCGGGACATCGTGATCCGCGCCATCGCGGAAAACCTGCCACCGGCCACCACGACGCTCGGTGCGATCGCCACCCGGGAGTTGCTCATGGTCGAGCAGAACGCCTCGGTGGAGGAGGCGGTGCAGGCCATGCGGGAGCGGGGCGTCCGCCGCCTGCTGGTCTGTGACGCCGACCGCAATCTGGTCGGGATCCTGAGCCTGAGCGACATCGCCCTGCTGCCCACCTCGGCCGCCGCCTGA
- a CDS encoding RNA polymerase sigma factor, translating into MPPVSEQSSDADLLRAIADGQTAALRLLHHRHAGWLRARLRRRCADADVVDAAIQDTFVAVWGDARRYEEMHADAAAWLWTIAVRRLVSALRGPAHRWLSSGSGELPDTAVTPSAEELVLLGVEHGALGPALDRLSPELRHLIEATALDGLTVREAAKLLGIPEGTAKTRLMRARSRLRELLT; encoded by the coding sequence GTGCCGCCGGTCAGCGAGCAGAGCAGCGATGCTGACCTGCTGCGCGCCATCGCCGACGGGCAGACCGCGGCGCTGCGCCTGCTGCACCACCGGCATGCCGGCTGGCTGCGAGCCCGGCTTCGCCGGCGCTGTGCCGACGCCGATGTGGTCGATGCCGCGATCCAGGACACGTTCGTCGCGGTCTGGGGTGACGCCCGACGCTACGAGGAGATGCACGCCGACGCGGCCGCCTGGCTCTGGACCATCGCCGTTCGGCGCCTGGTCTCGGCCCTCCGCGGTCCGGCGCACCGTTGGTTGAGCAGCGGCTCCGGCGAGCTGCCGGACACCGCCGTCACACCCTCCGCCGAGGAGCTGGTCCTGCTCGGCGTCGAGCACGGCGCCCTGGGCCCGGCTCTGGACCGGTTGTCCCCCGAGTTGCGCCACCTGATCGAGGCCACCGCGCTGGACGGGCTCACCGTCCGGGAGGCGGCGAAGCTGCTCGGCATCCCGGAGGGCACCGCCAAGACCCGGCTGATGCGGGCCCGGAGCAGGTTGAGGGAGCTGCTGACATGA
- a CDS encoding sulfurtransferase translates to MSVPNDPAQALQAYAHPDKLVTTEWLAANLDTPGLVVVESDEDVLLYDTGHIPGAVKVDWHLELNDQVSRDYLDPAAFAALCAAKGIGRDDTIVFYGDNFNWWAAYALWVFGLFGHRDVRLLDGGRQKWVAEGRSVTREKTVRPAADYPVPVRNDAEIRAFRDQVMGHIASGRPLVDVRSPQEYTGELTHMEAYPQEGALRGGHIPGAVSKPWKSAANDDGTFKSHDDLVKIYRDELGLEPADDIIAYCRIGERSSHTWFVLRHLLGYPQVRNYDGSWTEWGNLVRAPIAKGTEPGGLS, encoded by the coding sequence ATGTCCGTACCGAACGATCCGGCGCAGGCGCTGCAGGCGTACGCGCATCCCGACAAATTGGTCACCACCGAGTGGCTCGCCGCGAATCTGGACACCCCCGGCCTGGTCGTCGTCGAGTCGGACGAGGACGTGCTGCTCTACGACACCGGCCACATCCCCGGCGCGGTCAAGGTCGACTGGCACCTGGAGCTGAACGACCAGGTCAGCCGGGACTACCTGGACCCGGCGGCCTTCGCGGCTCTCTGTGCGGCCAAGGGCATCGGCCGTGACGACACGATCGTCTTCTACGGCGACAACTTCAACTGGTGGGCGGCGTACGCGCTGTGGGTCTTCGGTCTGTTCGGCCACCGCGACGTGCGGCTGCTCGACGGCGGCCGGCAGAAGTGGGTGGCCGAGGGCCGTTCGGTGACCCGGGAGAAGACCGTCCGCCCGGCCGCCGACTACCCGGTTCCGGTGCGTAACGACGCCGAGATCCGCGCTTTCCGCGACCAGGTGATGGGTCACATCGCCAGCGGGCGGCCGCTGGTCGACGTGCGCTCCCCCCAGGAGTACACCGGCGAGCTGACCCACATGGAGGCGTACCCCCAGGAGGGCGCTCTGCGGGGCGGCCACATCCCGGGCGCGGTGAGCAAGCCGTGGAAGTCCGCGGCCAACGACGACGGCACGTTCAAGTCGCACGACGATCTCGTCAAGATCTATCGCGACGAGCTGGGCCTGGAGCCGGCGGACGACATCATCGCCTACTGCCGTATCGGTGAGCGGTCCAGCCACACCTGGTTCGTGCTGCGACACCTGCTCGGCTACCCGCAGGTGCGCAACTACGACGGTTCCTGGACCGAGTGGGGAAACCTGGTCCGGGCGCCGATCGCCAAGGGCACGGAGCCCGGCGGCCTCAGCTGA
- a CDS encoding SufE family protein, translated as MTDMPPKLAEIVDEFASAPREVVLEMLLEFADAVPPLPADLAGHEGMEQVPECQTAFFLKAVVQPDDTVVAHFDCPPEAPTTRAFAGILAEGLAGASTGEILAVPDDLYGRMGLAQAISPLRVRGGTAILARLKRQVAAQATPVETE; from the coding sequence GTGACTGACATGCCACCGAAGCTGGCCGAGATCGTCGACGAGTTCGCCTCGGCCCCACGCGAGGTCGTGCTCGAGATGCTGCTGGAGTTCGCCGACGCCGTTCCGCCACTGCCCGCGGACCTGGCCGGGCACGAGGGCATGGAGCAGGTTCCGGAGTGCCAGACCGCGTTCTTCCTGAAGGCGGTGGTGCAGCCGGACGACACCGTGGTGGCCCACTTCGACTGCCCACCGGAGGCACCGACCACCCGGGCGTTCGCCGGCATCCTGGCCGAGGGTCTGGCGGGGGCGAGCACCGGGGAGATCCTCGCCGTACCCGATGATCTCTATGGCCGGATGGGGCTGGCCCAAGCGATCAGCCCGTTGCGGGTCCGCGGCGGGACCGCCATTCTGGCCCGTCTCAAGCGCCAGGTCGCCGCCCAGGCGACCCCGGTCGAAACGGAGTGA
- a CDS encoding DsbA family oxidoreductase — translation MDIQVWSDVVCPWCYIGKRRLENALDAFDGPATVTYRAYQLDPAPVPAPLPIKQVMTEKFGGPARAEQIFAQVTAIGASEGLNLDFDRAIAANTFAAHRLIAWAQTQDRQADMLDALQRAHFTDGIDIGSLPALAAVAGLIGLDGTAALTYLESDAGSKAVRIDIEEARALRISSVPNFVIDGKYQVQGAQETETLVAAFAEIARRADVNTGL, via the coding sequence GTGGATATTCAGGTTTGGTCCGATGTGGTCTGCCCGTGGTGCTACATCGGGAAGCGGCGGCTGGAGAACGCCCTGGACGCATTCGACGGCCCCGCCACGGTCACCTATCGGGCCTATCAACTGGACCCCGCCCCGGTGCCGGCTCCCCTGCCGATCAAGCAGGTGATGACGGAGAAGTTCGGCGGACCGGCCCGCGCCGAGCAGATTTTCGCGCAGGTCACCGCGATCGGTGCCAGTGAGGGCCTGAACCTGGACTTCGACCGGGCGATCGCGGCCAACACCTTCGCGGCGCACCGGCTGATCGCCTGGGCGCAGACACAGGACCGCCAAGCGGACATGCTGGACGCGCTCCAGCGGGCGCACTTCACCGACGGCATCGACATCGGCTCGCTTCCCGCTCTGGCCGCGGTCGCCGGCTTGATCGGCCTGGACGGCACCGCCGCGCTCACCTACCTGGAGTCGGACGCCGGCTCCAAGGCGGTACGGATCGACATCGAAGAGGCGCGCGCGCTTCGCATCAGCAGCGTCCCGAACTTCGTGATCGACGGCAAATACCAGGTGCAGGGCGCTCAGGAGACAGAGACGCTGGTCGCCGCCTTCGCGGAGATCGCCCGCCGGGCAGACGTCAACACCGGTCTATGA